In Helicobacter pylori Shi112, the genomic window ATTCCACGACTTCTAAAATCCCTGATACCGCGCGAAACTTTGAAAATGGCAATTATAGTAAAAACAGCGAACAAAACCACGCATGGCACCCTAGCAATTATTCTCGCAAGTTTTTAGGGCTTGTAACCTTGCAAGAAGCCTTGAGCCATTCGTTAAATCTAGCCACGATCAATTTAAGCGATCAGCTTGGCTTTGAAAAAATTTATCAATCTTTAAGCGATATGGGGTTTAAAAACCTCCCTAAAGACTTGTCTATTGTGTTAGGGAGTTTTGCTATCTCACCGATTGAAGCGGCTGAAAAGTATTCTTTATTTTCTAATTACGGCACCATGCTCAAACCCATGCTCATTGAAAGCATCACTAACCAACAAAACGATGTCAAAACTTTCACGCCCATTGAAACCAAAAAGATCACCTCTAAAGAACAGGCTTTTTTAACCCTTTCAGTGCTGATGAATGCGGTAGAAAATGGCACAGGGAGTTTGGCTCGCATTAAAGGTTTAGAAATCGCCGGTAAAACCGGGACTTCCAATAATAATGTGGATGCCTGGTTCATTGGCTTTACCCCCACCTTACAAAGCGTGATTTGGTTTGGGAGGGACGATAACACGCCTATTGGCAAAGGAGCGACAGGAGGCGTTGTGAGCGCACCTGTGTATTCGTATTTCATGCGTAATATTTTAGCGATTGAACCTTCTTTAAAAAGAAAGTTTGATGTCCCCAAAGGCTTGCGTAAAGAAATCGTGGATGAAATCCCCTACTATTCAACCCCTAATTCCATCACCCCCACCCCCAAAAGAACAGGCGATAGCGAAGAACCCTTATTGTTCTAAGCCTACATGGCTATAGGGACTTTAACATCTCCGTAATTGATAGAATCTTTAAAGATTTCTTCCACTTTAGAAACAAGGACACTCACCGCTTGATTGTCTAAGGACATTTTATGCAACCCTTCGCTCAAAGCGTCCTTATCAAAAGAACGCGCGCGCACTAACGCAAACACTTCCTCATTGTTAGGATTGATATAAATCCCTAAACGATCCACATTCATCAAGCTGTCAAAAATGGGCTGTGTCATTTGGATAAACATCTCATTAGTGATCTTTTGCTTGATGCGATTGGATTTGGAAAGGTAAGCCTCTTTGAGTTTATGCACGATATTTTGCGCCACTCTTATTGTCGCTCTTTTGGTAGCGATTTTTTCTATCTCTTCAGTTGCCTTACCATCCACAATGTGCGAGCTATCCACCCCTTGGGTGATATACTGGCTGCGATTTTGCAACATCCAATAAGGCACATCTTGTAAAAAAGAATTTCTTTGTGAAGTGTTTGGGCAAGTGCAAGCTTGCAACATCAAAACACCCAATCCGCATAAAAACAATTGCTTGCTTTTTAAAAAAGGTTTTTCTAACACGCTATCCCCTTTGATTTTGATTTTACAGAGTGTAACACAAATCTTTAAGATTTTAAACAATAATTGGGTAAAAAATAAAATGATTAAAACCTTATTTAAAAAATCAACACGCAGTTAAGCATTAGAATAAGCCGGGTTCTGTCAATGGATGGCCATTTATCTGGGAAATATTTTGCAATATTCCTCAAGCGAAGCGTGTATCAATTTAGACTTACCATGCGCTTCTTGCTACAAATTGGGTTTGCCCAAACAAGCTAAATTGCTTTAGCTCTGGTGGGCTCTTACCCCACCCTTTCACCCTTACCTTAAAAAGGCGGTTTGCTTTCTGTGGCACTTTCCCTTAGCTTACGCTAGCCATCCGTTAGATGGAATTTTGTCTAATGTAGCCCGGACTTTCCTCTATTCTAAAATAGCGACCATCTTCTAATGCGTTAATATATTAGAAAAAAGTAGCTTTAAAAGAGTTTAAAAATTAAGAGTATAGAGAATATTTTTATGATTCTCATAACTCACAAGGATAAGCTCATTATCCCTAAACCCTCCAGCGCTGATATTTTTAATCTCTTTAGGCAAGCCATAAACTTCAAGAATCTCTTCTTTTGTAGGGTTTATAACTAAAAGCGTGTTAAATTCCTTACTGAACGCATAAAGCTTATTATCCTTTAAAGCTAGTGCGCTGATAACTAACTCGCTCAGTTTCCTTTTTTCTTTAAGTTTGGCATTGCCTAATTCAAGTAAAAACTCCCCATGCACCTGTTTGTCGCTATTAAGCATGGAGATGACAATCAAATCCTTATAACGCTTGTTAGGAGCGGTGATTAAATAAGTGAATTTAGCCCCTCTTCTTGCAGCGCTAACATAATAGTTTTTCGCCCTAGAAGTTTTCAAGCGGCTGCGTTCCACTTCATCAAAAGAGTTAGCCCCTTCTAAAAAATAAGGGAAGTTTTTAAGCGCGTTAGCGTTTTTGTTAGGAGTGATTTCTACGCTCGTTTTATTATTGCCCATGATCACAATGTTTTCATCTTCGTTAAAATCTGCCCCCACAAACGACCCCACCGTCGCGCTATAATAGCTATCTAGCACCATATGGCTATGAATGGTTTTCAAATCGTTACCCACAAGATAAAGGCCTTGGTTTTCTGTGGTAAGGATCGCCTTGTCTTCATTGAAACTCAAATCCGTGATCGCTCCGTTCAGTTTTAAAAAAAGCTCTTCTTTTTTTCCAATCTCCAACGCTTTTGTAATTTCTAAAGGCGAACGCTCATAATCATTATCTTTAGGCAAAGCGCTCAATTTCAAAGGCTCACCCACATCTCTTCTGCCCAAAACGCTTCTTGGGAATTTCAAATGATTCCAATTTTCCATAGACCAGACAGATTCTTTTAAATTCCACGAGAAACGCACCGGATCGCTTTGCCCTATGTAAGGGAAAGGCCCGGTAGAGAAAAACGCTTGCACGGCGTTAGAACCCACCACAATAAAGAAAACATAAAAAGCGCTTTTTTGGAGCGTGTTTAATGGATAATCTTTAAAAAGTTGGGTATTAGGAGCAAAAAAGAGCAAAACCGCTAAAAGCACCACCACGCTAAAAAAGACAAAAAGCGCCCAAAACTGCGTGTGCAATCCCAAAATAGCGAGTGCAAAGCCCTGCCCCACATCTTCTAATGCATGGCTACTGGTATGATAAAAGCTCTCATATAACCCGCTACTAGCCATGAGTAATAGCAAGGCGATGTATTTAGGCTTAAACCCAAAACGCACCACCAAAAGCGCCACAGCCCCTATTAAAATCATGTTGATGCGTTGCACCCAGCAAAAAATGCAAGGCGAATCTTTCAAAACATAGCCAAAATAAAAATTCGCCAAACCCACAGGAAAGATTAAAATCCCTAAAATCGCCAAGGAAAAAAGATTATAAAATCGGGTTTCTTTATTCATGCATCCCCCTATAAATTCATATTAGGCAAAACGCTAGAGCTGTGGGCTATAAAAATAATAAGCTCCACCAACCACACCACAATCAAAATCCCAAACGCCCAATTTTCTTTTTCAGGCTTTTTAAACGCCATCAAAACAGCGGTTAGACTTAAAAGCAGTCCTAAAAACTCCATGCCATTCCTTAAAATTTTCGTAGGATTATACTCAAAAACAAACTATTGGATAAATAAAAAATATCTAGTGGATAACTTTTGAGAGAATTATTTTAAGGGAGAAAGCCCTAGTTATCCATATTTGATTGAAACAGAGCCAATTTTATGATTTCTTTTTTAACTTCCCATAGATTTTTTTAATTAGAGATAATATTTTAAACAATCTCTCTTGCTTGTTTGTCCTAAGGCTTCTTTTTAATATGCCATAACTTTGTGAAGGTTTTAAAATACAAGACAATAAAGAAACATCGTTGCAAAACAAGGGCAGAGCGTTTTTATGCGTTGCATCTGGAAGAAAATAAATTTGTTTAAATTGCTCTTGATCTTGAATACTAGGATGATCAATAAAGAAATTGACCCACTTTATCACATCATGAATGTCTAAAGAAATTTGACTTTCTTTAAAATATAAAGCATATCCAACAGCCCCTTCTACTATTTTTTCATAAGCTTTAGAGCGGTGTTTTTCGCAAGATGAAACATTTTTTTGATAAATTGGAACGCCATTTTCTACATTTAAAATGGGGTATTCAGGGCTTGTTAGCAAAAACTCCATAAAATCCCAATTATGAAAATAAATGGATTTAGGGTGTGAAAAAGGTAAGAAACTCACGCAATCATGATTTAAAATTCTTAAGAGATCCACATAGCATCCAAAAACTTCTTTATTCAAAGCTTTTTGTATTAACTCTTGCGAAGAGTAGCCCAAAGTAATCGTATCTACAATAGCGATATTTCCCTCTAAATTTAATGAAGACAAGTATTTTCTGTAATTATCTAAACATTTTAACGCTAAATGGCGGCAATGTTCAAAGTTACTATATATATATATATATGCTTGTTGGTTAGTGGTGATTTGCTTCTTTTTAATTTCTTCTTCGCCTTCTAAAATACGCAAAATTTCCAAACTCTCGCCCTCTATGACTTCTAAAAATACCGCTTTTTTTAAAATTCTGGGAGCATAGACATAAGTAGTTTTATATGAATTTGGATATAAAATATTAAAAATTTTTTGCAATAAATAACCATCTCGTGCAACAAACACTAAAGTATCAATATTTCTTTTATGAATCTCTTTATAGATAAACTGGCAATAAGCAATGGCTACAATTCCTGCCTGCATCGCTCCCAAAAGAAACCAATAATCAAACTTTTCATGTTTTTGAATATAATTTTTATAAAAAACGCATAAAGATCCTAAAATAAAGCTTTGTGCAACACTAGTTGGACTAAATGTTTGGTATTTAGGAAAAATTTCTTCAAATTGTTTCAACACGCTTTTTCTAAATAGCGTTGCTATACCTAAACTTTTAGGCATAGCGTCATCTGCCCAAGAATTATCACCAACATGCAACATTTGTGTGTGAGTAATATTTTCTTGTTTTAAAACATGTTTAAACAAATCCTTTGAATGTTTAGTAAGCATTATATGGCTACTAAGATAGAAATTTGTATAACCATCAAAACCCTTAGAAATTAAAATATCTTCAAGGACCTCTAAAGGTAAATACATATCTGATACAATAATCACTCTCTTATTGTTCTCTTTAGCGAAACGATAGAGTTCTAACATCTCTAAGTTTGGAATAAGCATCTCTTTTTCAGTGGCAATTTCTACTTCCTTATATGAATGAAACTCTTTTGGAATTTGATGATAAATTTCATCTAGAGTAATGTCTTGTTCTTTACTGATTTTTCTAGATTGCATTTCTGCTAAAATCCTTGCTTGACAAAAACCTTTAATATCATATTTAGTCTCAATATACAAAAATAAATCTGTGGGTTTAATGAAAGGTCTTAAAAGAAGGGTATCAAAAATATCAAAAGAAATCACATCGTATTTTAAAATCTCACTTTTTGCCCCATCCAAAAATTTGTGCATACAAGAATCCTTTGTAAAATTTGAGCATTATATCATTTTTTTTTTTTTCAAAAATACAAGAAAAGGGGGAAAGCTATAGCTAAAGAAATGAGATAAGGAGTTACCCCCTTATTTTTTCAAAGCTTCTAAAGCATGTTTTTTCCCAATTTCAAAGGCTTTTTTGTTGGTGTCAGCGACTTTTGCAGGGACTTTTTTAAGCATGGTGTCTAGCACGATATTTTCTTCTACGCATTTGGTAAGCTCCACGGTAATGGCTAACGCTACCACAGATTGCGTGATGATGTTACCCACTTCATCTTTAGCGATACTGATAATGGGGATTTTATAAATTTGATACTTTTCTTCATCTTCTTTGGTGGGGGTTACCAGATTGGGATCAATGACAACGATACCGCCTTGTTTAATATCGCTTTTAAACTGGTTGTAGCTGATTTGAGCGACTGAAAGCATGAAATCAATCTCGCCCTCTTTAGCATAGGGGAAAATAATTTCATCTTTGTCTAGCAAAATATCCACCTTAGTAGGCCCCCCGCGCACTTGCGAAGTGTAAGTGGAAGTCTTAGTGCCATAGCCCCCACTCACAATCTTAGCTTCAGCTAAAATCTCTCCTGCTAACAGCACGCCTTGCCCTCCAACGCCCGTAAATCGTAATTGCGCTTCCATTATTGTTTTCCTTGTGCTTTTTCAATGATTTCTTGATACGCTTCGCAATATTCTTTCCTGTCTGTGTCATGTTTTAAAACGCCTGTAGGGAATTTATCCACCCTTTCTTCAGGGCTCATGGCTTCAAATTGGCGTTTGCTCACTAATCGGCTTTCCATCCATTTTAGCATTTGAGACGCTTCGCCCATTTTATTCTTACGCCCTAAATTGATATGGCAATTACTATGGACATCAAAGAAGCTAAAGCCCTTGTGCGTAAAACCTTCTTTAAGCACTTTTTCTAATTTTTGAGGGTCTAAAACGCTCTCTCTAGCCACAAAACTCGCCCCTGCAGCGGTGGTTAAAGCGCATGGGTCAAATTGGTTATCAATATTCCCCCATTGAGCCGTAACCGTCCACATGCCATTAGGCGTGGTGGGCGAAGTCTGAGAATTGGTCAAACCATAAATGAAATTATTCACTAAAATAAAATTCAAATCAATGTTTCTTCGGCATGCATGCATGGTGTGATTGCCTCCAATAGCAAAGCCATCGCCATCGCCAGAAACCACGATCACATGCTTACTAGGGTTAGCCATTTTAATCCCTGTCGCATACGCTACAGCCCTACCATGCGTGGTATGAACGGTGTTGCAATTCACATACGAACTCATGCGCCCGCTGCAACCAATCCCGCTCACCAAACACACATCATCCATTTTCCAGCCTAAAGCGTCAATCGTGCGGATAATGGATTTCAAAATCACGCCATCGCCACAGCCCCAACACCACAAAGTGGGTATTTTATCCACACGCAAATATTCATCATAATTAAACGCCATTTTAAAGCTCCTTCAATTTTGCGATGATTTGTTTAGGCGAAATCGTGCGCCCATTGGCTTGCCCCAAGAAATGCACCTCTCTTTGCATAGCCCTTTCAATTTCTTCTAAATACTGCCCTTTATTCAATTCAATCACAAGGATTTTTTCGTATTTATCCCCTATTTCTTTCAAGCGTTTAGCCGGGCTTGGCCATAAGGTTTTAGGCCTGAAAAAGCCGACTTTTTGCTTGCTCTCTTTATGGTAATCTTTCAAGGCTTCTTTAACCGCTAGAGAAACCGAACCATAAGCGATAATGACGATTTCAGCACCCTCTAAATCCATTTCCTCATTTTCGTTGATAATGTCTTGCTTGGATTCAATCTTATGGAATAATCTGTCAATCAAATCCCCACCGATTTTAACGTCTTCAGTAGGAAAGCCAATAGGCCCATGGTGCAAGCCTGAAACATGGTAGCGATAGCCTTTAAAGAAAGGGTTTAAGACGGCCGGCTCGTCTTGTGCGACCCCATAAGGCTTGTAGTCTTTTTTATCGCCCACAAATTCCTTACGATTAATAGTCATCTTTTGCACTTCTTCTAAATCTGGGATTTGCACCTTGCCATACATATGCCCCACGGTTTCATCCATGAGCAAGAATACAGGAGTCATGAGCATTTCAGCCAAATTGAACGCACGAACGGTTTCTGTGTAAGCTTCCTCCAAATTTGCAGGAGCGAGCGCGACGGCTTTAAAATCCCCATGTATGGGGTGTTTTAAGAAATTCACATCGCCTTGAGCCACACGAGTGGGCATTCCGGTTGATGGGCCTGAACGCATCACATCAGCGATCACTAAAGGGATTTCTGCCATGAAAGAATAACCGATTTGCTCCACTTTTAATGAAATACCAGGCCCAGAGCTCGCGGTCATAGACTTCGTCCCGCTCATGCTTGCTCCTAAAGACACGCTAATCCCGCTGATTTCATCTTCCATTTGGATAAAATGACCGCCGCATTTGGGTAAAGCCACGCTCATCGCATGCATAATATCCGAGCTTGGCGTGATAGGATAGCCCCCAAAAAACCGACACCCCACTTCAATCGCCGCTTTAGCGACTAATTCATTCCCATCAGAAATAATCTCACGCATTATTTGCCTCTCCCTTCTAAAATAGTCTCTTCTAAGAGCATGTATTTATTGGCCTTAACCTTTTCGCTTCTTTCTTGAGCGTCTTTAGAAACTTTAGCGAATTTGAAATCCTTCCTGTCAGCCACATAAATCGCAAAATCCGGGCAGTTCAACTCGCATTGCATGCAACCGATACAACTCTCTGGGTAGGCTACTTTGGCCACTTTTCCAAGCACCCTTTCTTTTTCAATCCCCATGCCAAGAACCCCAGCAGGGCATACCGATACGCAAATATCACAACCCTTACACCTGTCTTCATTCACCCAAACGGCAACCCCATCTGGAGCGCTCATTTTAGCCATTCATTCTCCTTTGTGCTAAAAGCTGTTAAAGCCTTAGCAATCAAAATTTGCCTAAAATTGTAGCAAGCCTTTTTTAACAAAATCTAAAATGCTTTAATAATAAGAACTTAAAATTAAAATGAGAAAATAATAAACACTTTTTACTCAATTTAAAAGAAAAAACGCCCCATTAACCCTAATCATAAAAATGATTATTAGAAAGATTAATGTTTTTTAAATGCTCCTTATAAGTCGCGCTGAAAGCATGTTTTTTATCCGGCATTTTCACAAAATACAAGAAATCAGTTTTTTTAGGGAAGATCACGGCTTTAATCGCTTCTAGGCTCACGCTCCCTACAGGATTTTTAGGCAAGCCCTTAAATTTATAGGTATTGTAGGGGGTGTTATCGGTTTTAATGCGCTCTTTTGTTACTTTAGCGTGTGAAAATTCCTGATAATTCAAAGCCCCATCCATTTGTAAGGGCATGCCTTTTTTCAAGCGGTTAAAAATCACGCTCGCAATCAAGGGCATTTCTTCAATATTAGCGGCTTCTTTTTGCACAATAGAAGCGAGAATGATTTTTTCAAACCACTCTTCTTTATAGTAGTATCCAAGCCATTGTTTGCTTAAGGCTTCGTGTTTTTTCATGGATTGGCCGATCAAAGTTTGCATGATTTTAAAGGCGTCCTCCCCTAAAGGCAAATGATAAGTGTCTGGCCATATCACCCCATCTTCTATTACAGCGCCATTCAATCGTGGGGCGATGCTTTCATAAGCTTGATTGAGATCGCTTGTTTCTAGTTGGTAAGTCTCGCTCAAAATTTGCGTGAAAAAATAGCGGCTTTCTCCAGGGATTAGAGTCGCGCTTTTATATGCCGCTTTTGCTTTAATCAAGCGGACTAAAAAATCCCCCTTCCTTAAAGCCCCATCGCCCATATCAATATAACCTTTTTTAGGCATGCCCATCAGGCGTAAAAAAAGCACATCCAAAGCGTTAATATCCACGCCTTGCTCTTTTAAAGAAAAAAACACTTTTTTGAGCGAACCTTGCGGGACAACCACCACTTTGTTAGGATAAATTGGTATACTTAAATAAAAAAGAACGCTGATGAATAAAAGAAGAAACATATCCAAGAAAGTATTTAATGTCATTATCTTGTTTGTGGCAGTATTCACTCTTTTATTTGTCATCCATAAGACCCTTTCAAACGGCATTCACATACAAAATTTAAAAATTGGAAAGCTTGGCATTTCTGAATTATACTTAAAACTTAATAACAAGCTTTCTTTAGAAGTTGAACGGGTTGATCTATCTGCTTTCTTCCATCAAAAACCCACTAAAAAGCGTTTAGAAGTTTCTGATCTGATTAAAAATATCCGTTATGGCATTTGGGCGGTGTCTTATTTTGAAAAGCTTAAAGTCAAAGAAATCATTTTAGATGATAAAAATAAAGCCAATATCTTTTTTGACGGGAATAAATACGAGTTAGAATTCCCGGGAGTCAAAGGGGAATTTTCCCTAGAAGATGATAAAAATATCAAGCTTAAAATCATCAATTTGCTTTTTAAAGATATTAAAGTCCAAGTAGATGGCAACGCCCACTATTCACCCAAAGCTAGGAAAATGGCGTTCAATTTGATCGTCAAGCCCTTAATTGAACCCAGCGCTGCAATTTATTTGCAAGGGCTAACCGATTTAAAAACCATAGAATTAAAAATTAACACTTCTCCAATGAAAAGCCTAGCGTTTTTAAAGCCTCTTTTCCAACGCCAATCGCAAAAAAATTTAAAAACATGGATTTTTGATAAAATCCAATTTGCTAGCTTTAAGATTGATAACGCTTCAATCAAAGCCAATTTCACTCCTAGCGAGTTTATCCCATCGCTTTTGGAAAATTCTGTAGTTAAAGCCACTTTGATTAAACCTTCAGTCGTTTTTAATGATGGCTTATCGCCCATTAAAATGGATAAAACCGAATTGATCTTTAAAAACAAACAGCTTCTCATACAGCCCCAAAAAATCACTTATGAAACCATGGAATTAAACGGCTCTTACGCCACTTTTTCCAATTTGTTAGAAGCCCCTAAGTTGGAGGTTTTTTTAAAAACGACCCCTAATTATTATGGCGATAGCATTAAGGATTTATTGAGCGCTTATAAAGTCGTTTTACCTTTGGATAAAATCAGCACGCCATCTAGCGCGGATTTGAAACTCACCTTGCAATTCTTAAAAAACACCGCCCCTTTATTTAGCGTTCAAGGCAATGTTAATTTGCAAGAAGGCACCCTCTCGCTCTATAATATCCCCCTTTATACGCAAAACGCTAGCGTGAACCTAGATATTACCCAAGAATACCAATACATCTACATAGAAACTACCCACACCCGCTATGAAAACATGCTGGATTTGGACGCTAAAATCGCTTTAGATTTGAATAAAAAAACCCTTTCTTTGGATTCTTTAGTCCATAAAATACGATTCAACACTAACAATAATATCAACATGCGTTCTTATGGCTTGAATAACGACCCAGATAACCCACAGCCTACTAAATTTTCTTTAGATTTAAAAAGCTTGCATTCTATTATTCAAGAGGGTGAAAACTCAGAGGCGTTTAGAAGAAAAATCATAGACACCATTAAAGCCCAAAGTGAAGACAAATTCACTAAAGATGTTTTCTACGCTACAGAAGACACTCTTAAAAACCTTTCTTTGAATTTTGATTTTTCTAACCCCAGCCACTTGCAATGGAGCGTGCCACAACTTTTATTGGAGGGCGAATTTAAAGATAACGCCTATGTTTTTAGAATCAAAGATTTGAAAAAAATCAAGCCCTATTCCCCTATTATGAAATATTTCGCCTTAGAAGATGGCTCTTTAGAAGTTTCTACGAGCGATTTTGTCAATATTGATTTTTTTGCTAAGGATTTAAAAATCACTTTACCCATCTATCATAGCAACGGCATGCAATTCAATTCCCTCTCTTTATTTGGCTCTATTAATAAGGATGAAATTTCTGTCTATACTCCAAGCAAAAGCATATCTATAAAAGTTAAGGGGGATCAAAAGGATATTATCCTTAATAACATTGATTTGAGTATTGATGATTTTTTAGATAGCAAGATGCCAGCTATTGCGGGATTATTCTCAAAAGAACGAAAAGAAAAGCCTAACTCTAAAGAAATCCAAGATGAAGATATTTTCATTAGCGCCAAACAACGCTATGAAAAAGCCCACAAAATTATCCCTATCTCTACACGCATCCATGCTAAAGATGTCGTGTTAATCTATAAAAAAATGCCTTTTCCTTTAGAAAATCTTGATATTGTCGCTCAAGATGATAGAGTGAAAATTGATGGCAATTATAAAAACGGCATGATCATGGCGGATTTAGTGCATGGGGCTTTGTATCTTAAGGCTCATAATTTTAGCGGGGATTATATCAATACCATCCTCCAAAAAGATTTCGTAGAAGGGGGCTTATTCACGCTTATTGGGGCTCTTGAAGATCAGGTTTTCAACGGCGAATTGAAATTCCAAAACACAAGCTTAAAGAATTTCGCTCTCATGCAAAACATGATCAATCTCATCAACACCATTCCCTCCCTCATTGTCTTTAGGAACCCTCATTTAGGGGCTAATGGCTATCAAATCAAAAAGGGGTCTGTTGTTTTTGGGATCACTAAAGAATATTTAGGGTTAGAAAAAATTGATCTTATCGGCAAAACGCTTGATATTGCTGGCAATGGGATCATTGAATTAGACAAAAACAAATTAGATTTGAATTTAGAAGTTTCCACTATCAAGGCTTTGAGTAATGTCTTAAATAAAATCCCTATTGTGGGCTATCTTGTCTTAGGAAAAGGAGGTAAAATCACCACTAATGTGAATGTCAAAGGCACGCTGGATAAACCTAAAACTCAAGTAACTTTAGCAGCAGATATTATCCAAGCGCCTTTTAAAATCTTGCGCCGTATTTTCACACCCATTGACATCATCGTGGATGAAGTCAAAAAAAACATTGATTCAAAAAGGAAGTAAAATGACGCTCAATGAAGCCGTTAAAGACAAAGTTTATGAAATCGTAGAAATCGCTAACTGCGATGAAGCCCTTAAGAAACGCTTTCTGTCTTTTGGTATCCATGAAGGGGTTCAATGCACCCTTTTGCATTATTCCATGAAAAAAGCCACGCTTTCGGTTAAAATCAACCGTATTCAAGTGGCTTTAAGATCCCATGAAGCGCAATACCTTCTCATCAAAGAAAGCGTGTGAAAATGGGGTTAAAACGCGCTAAAACTTACCAAAAAGCCCAACAAATCAAAGAATTGCTTTTAAAACATTACCCCAACCAAACCACCCAATTGCACCATAAAAACCCCTATGAATTGCTAGTGGCTACCATTTTAAGCGCTCAATGCACGGACGCTAGAGTGAATAAAATAACGCCCAAGTTATTTGAAAAATACCCAAGCGTGAAGGATTTAGCCCTCGCTTCTTTAGAAGAAGTTAAAGAGATCATCAAATCCGTTTCTTATTCCAACAATAAAAGCAAGCATTTAATCAATATGGCGCAAAAAGTGGTTAGGGATTTTAAGGGCGTTATCCCCTCTACGCAAAAAGAATTGATGAGCCTAGATGGCGTGGGGCAAAAAACCGCTAATGTGGTGCTTTCAGTGTGCTTTAATGCAAATTGCATAGCCGTAGATACCCATGTGTTCCGCACGACTCACCGCTTAGGCTTAAGCGACGCTAACACGCCCATTAAAACCGAAGAAGAACTCAGCGATCTTTTTAAAGACAACCTATCCAAACTCCACCATGCCTTAATCTTGTTTGGCCGCTACACCTGCAAGGCTAAAAACCCCTCATGCGGCGCGTGTTTTTTAAAAGAATTTTGCGTTTCTAAGGCTAGCTTTAAAGCGTAGTGGCTTTATTTGTTATAAAATTTATAGTAAAATTAAGATTTCATAATCAAAGTTAAATCATTCTTGAAAGAGTAGGGTTTTATGTCAGAAACAGAATCTAATAAGTTAAAAATAGCCGAAAAAGAGAAAGAAAAAGCTAACAAGGAAAGAGAACTAGAGCTTTCCACTTATTTAGAAGAACTCATTTGCGATTATAAAAACCTTTTAGACATGGAGATTGTTTTTAGCGCAGAACTTGGCTCTACGCAAATCCCTTTATTGCAAATTTTGCGTTTTGAAAAAGGCTCTGTGATTGATTTGCAAAAACCCGCCGGAGAGAGCGTGGATACTTT contains:
- a CDS encoding 4Fe-4S dicluster domain-containing protein; protein product: MAKMSAPDGVAVWVNEDRCKGCDICVSVCPAGVLGMGIEKERVLGKVAKVAYPESCIGCMQCELNCPDFAIYVADRKDFKFAKVSKDAQERSEKVKANKYMLLEETILEGRGK
- the mltG gene encoding endolytic transglycosylase MltG — protein: MTNKRVNTATNKIMTLNTFLDMFLLLFISVLFYLSIPIYPNKVVVVPQGSLKKVFFSLKEQGVDINALDVLFLRLMGMPKKGYIDMGDGALRKGDFLVRLIKAKAAYKSATLIPGESRYFFTQILSETYQLETSDLNQAYESIAPRLNGAVIEDGVIWPDTYHLPLGEDAFKIMQTLIGQSMKKHEALSKQWLGYYYKEEWFEKIILASIVQKEAANIEEMPLIASVIFNRLKKGMPLQMDGALNYQEFSHAKVTKERIKTDNTPYNTYKFKGLPKNPVGSVSLEAIKAVIFPKKTDFLYFVKMPDKKHAFSATYKEHLKNINLSNNHFYD
- a CDS encoding DUF3971 domain-containing protein, with product MNKRRNISKKVFNVIILFVAVFTLLFVIHKTLSNGIHIQNLKIGKLGISELYLKLNNKLSLEVERVDLSAFFHQKPTKKRLEVSDLIKNIRYGIWAVSYFEKLKVKEIILDDKNKANIFFDGNKYELEFPGVKGEFSLEDDKNIKLKIINLLFKDIKVQVDGNAHYSPKARKMAFNLIVKPLIEPSAAIYLQGLTDLKTIELKINTSPMKSLAFLKPLFQRQSQKNLKTWIFDKIQFASFKIDNASIKANFTPSEFIPSLLENSVVKATLIKPSVVFNDGLSPIKMDKTELIFKNKQLLIQPQKITYETMELNGSYATFSNLLEAPKLEVFLKTTPNYYGDSIKDLLSAYKVVLPLDKISTPSSADLKLTLQFLKNTAPLFSVQGNVNLQEGTLSLYNIPLYTQNASVNLDITQEYQYIYIETTHTRYENMLDLDAKIALDLNKKTLSLDSLVHKIRFNTNNNINMRSYGLNNDPDNPQPTKFSLDLKSLHSIIQEGENSEAFRRKIIDTIKAQSEDKFTKDVFYATEDTLKNLSLNFDFSNPSHLQWSVPQLLLEGEFKDNAYVFRIKDLKKIKPYSPIMKYFALEDGSLEVSTSDFVNIDFFAKDLKITLPIYHSNGMQFNSLSLFGSINKDEISVYTPSKSISIKVKGDQKDIILNNIDLSIDDFLDSKMPAIAGLFSKERKEKPNSKEIQDEDIFISAKQRYEKAHKIIPISTRIHAKDVVLIYKKMPFPLENLDIVAQDDRVKIDGNYKNGMIMADLVHGALYLKAHNFSGDYINTILQKDFVEGGLFTLIGALEDQVFNGELKFQNTSLKNFALMQNMINLINTIPSLIVFRNPHLGANGYQIKKGSVVFGITKEYLGLEKIDLIGKTLDIAGNGIIELDKNKLDLNLEVSTIKALSNVLNKIPIVGYLVLGKGGKITTNVNVKGTLDKPKTQVTLAADIIQAPFKILRRIFTPIDIIVDEVKKNIDSKRK
- a CDS encoding FeoA family protein, translated to MTLNEAVKDKVYEIVEIANCDEALKKRFLSFGIHEGVQCTLLHYSMKKATLSVKINRIQVALRSHEAQYLLIKESV
- the nth gene encoding endonuclease III, with amino-acid sequence MGLKRAKTYQKAQQIKELLLKHYPNQTTQLHHKNPYELLVATILSAQCTDARVNKITPKLFEKYPSVKDLALASLEEVKEIIKSVSYSNNKSKHLINMAQKVVRDFKGVIPSTQKELMSLDGVGQKTANVVLSVCFNANCIAVDTHVFRTTHRLGLSDANTPIKTEEELSDLFKDNLSKLHHALILFGRYTCKAKNPSCGACFLKEFCVSKASFKA
- the fliN gene encoding flagellar motor switch protein FliN, with translation MSETESNKLKIAEKEKEKANKERELELSTYLEELICDYKNLLDMEIVFSAELGSTQIPLLQILRFEKGSVIDLQKPAGESVDTFVNGRVIGKGEVMVFERNLAIRLNEILDSNAIVYYLAKNS